From Aquisalimonas asiatica, the proteins below share one genomic window:
- the cas2e gene encoding type I-E CRISPR-associated endoribonuclease Cas2e has translation MPMTMVVTRNVSTRMRGFLASSMLELTAGVYSAPRLSASVRDRIWEVLEKWWDYESDASVIMVWADQKMPGGQSVLTLGIPPVELLEMDGLVVARRGSL, from the coding sequence ATGCCGATGACAATGGTAGTGACTCGTAATGTGAGTACTCGGATGCGTGGTTTCCTCGCATCGTCCATGCTGGAGCTCACCGCCGGTGTTTACAGCGCGCCCCGTTTGTCGGCGTCCGTGCGTGACCGGATCTGGGAGGTTCTGGAGAAATGGTGGGATTACGAATCGGATGCCTCCGTCATCATGGTTTGGGCTGATCAGAAGATGCCTGGTGGACAATCCGTGTTGACGCTGGGGATACCGCCAGTGGAACTGCTAGAAATGGATGGCTTAGTGGTGGCGAGGCGAGGTTCGTTGTAG
- the cas1e gene encoding type I-E CRISPR-associated endonuclease Cas1e yields MTAGAFLKGRLGLAGSRIPHADRHGLLWLAQGRLSVEDGTLRFVCSESDELAAGDYAIPYQGISIILLGPGSSVTHDVLRLLARHGTLLAAVGSGGTKLYTAPPMGQGQSDIARAHATLWAKETARLDVARRMYAYRFGKVLPHRDISVLRGIEGGRMKEMYRVQAERFGITWKGRRYNRNDPTSADVPNQAINHAATFVESAADVAVAALGALPPLGFIHEDSSNAFTLDVADLYRADITIPLAFAVARQVQENPSLSLERTLRKEAATTFRKKRLIPEMIDRVKELLHADDNGSDS; encoded by the coding sequence ATGACGGCGGGAGCGTTTCTAAAGGGGCGCCTCGGACTCGCGGGGTCGCGTATTCCCCATGCCGACCGCCATGGTTTGCTGTGGCTGGCTCAGGGGCGACTGTCAGTCGAGGACGGAACGCTGCGGTTTGTGTGCTCAGAATCGGACGAATTGGCTGCCGGCGATTACGCGATCCCGTATCAAGGCATTTCGATCATCCTCCTTGGGCCTGGTTCTTCTGTGACACATGATGTGCTTCGCCTACTAGCCCGCCATGGAACCCTTCTTGCCGCGGTCGGATCGGGTGGCACCAAGTTGTACACCGCGCCCCCAATGGGGCAGGGCCAATCGGATATCGCCCGCGCCCACGCCACGCTGTGGGCCAAGGAAACGGCGCGACTCGATGTTGCCCGCCGTATGTATGCGTATCGGTTCGGCAAAGTCCTGCCACATCGCGACATCAGTGTGTTACGCGGCATTGAGGGCGGTCGAATGAAGGAAATGTACCGTGTTCAGGCGGAACGGTTTGGCATCACGTGGAAAGGGCGGCGCTACAACAGAAACGATCCGACCTCGGCTGATGTGCCGAACCAGGCAATCAACCACGCCGCTACTTTTGTCGAATCTGCGGCTGACGTGGCCGTTGCTGCGTTGGGCGCACTGCCCCCTCTCGGATTCATCCACGAAGACTCGAGCAATGCGTTCACACTCGATGTTGCAGACTTATACCGTGCCGATATCACGATTCCACTCGCGTTCGCTGTAGCCCGGCAGGTTCAGGAGAATCCCTCGCTCAGCTTGGAGAGGACACTGCGCAAGGAGGCTGCGACGACGTTCCGAAAGAAGCGGCTGATCCCCGAGATGATCGATCGCGTAAAGGAGTTACTCCATGCCGATGACAATGGTAGTGACTCGTAA